Proteins encoded together in one Amblyomma americanum isolate KBUSLIRL-KWMA chromosome 1, ASM5285725v1, whole genome shotgun sequence window:
- the LOC144115294 gene encoding uncharacterized protein LOC144115294 isoform X2 produces the protein MLQEDTASRCSSPNWDGLSATFEENPHDSTYQPSLDTSAASSSEPSPPRKFIVLRTACCNSPISAGRAIAQHNLHRRSSALLLW, from the exons ATGCTGCAAGAGGACACAGCTTCGAGGTGTTCGTCGCCAAACTGGGATGGTTTGTCTGCAACATTCGAAGAGAATCCTCATGACAGCACTTACCAACCAAGTTTGGACACCTCAGCAGC TTCTTCCTCTGAACCATCACCACCTCGGAAGTTCATTGTTTTGAGGACTGCTTGCTGCAACTCGCCAATCTCTGCAGGAAGAGCCATCGCCCAGCACAATCTTCACAGAAG GTCATCGGCTCTCTTGTTGTGGTGA
- the LOC144119548 gene encoding putative nicotine oxidoreductase has protein sequence MFGFRAKLSTQDVLLQIKEVLTQVPYNGENVIMALDVKGTCDNVGHAVIDGLNNANFGKKIHDYTRAFLSNRTAMVGIGELRGEKINTPNKGTPQGSVISPVLFNIVMIELARRLGKIEDIGFAIYADDIKIWANQGTLG, from the coding sequence ATGTTCGGTTTCCGGGCAAAGCTCTCCACGCAGGACGTCCTTCTTCAGATCAAAGAAGTCCTAACGCAAGTCCCTTACAATGGCGAAAACGTTATCATGGCCCTAGACGTCAAAGGCACTTGTGATAATGTAGGCCACGCCGTCATAGATGGACTCAACAACGCCAACTTCGGAAAGAAGATCCACGATTACACCAGGGCTTTCCTAAGCAACAGGACAGCCATGGTGGGAATCGGGGAGCTCAGAGGAGAAAAAATCAACACGCCAAACAAGggcacgccgcaaggctcggTAATATCACCGGTACTCTTCAACATAGTGATGATTGAACTAGCAAGAAGACTCGGAAAGATCGAGGACATCGGCTTCGcaatctatgcggacgacatcaagATATGGGCCAACCAGGGAACGCTAGGATAA
- the LOC144115294 gene encoding uncharacterized protein LOC144115294 isoform X1: MPTLYYLAAASVFSLRRADRADQQCQSVSASSMVSAGFLTPTSQLPILCCKRTQLRGVRRQTGMVCLQHSKRILMTALTNQVWTPQQLLPLNHHHLGSSLF; encoded by the exons ATGCCAACGTTGTACTACCTCGCAGCAGCGAGCGTCTTCTCGCTGCGGAGAGCTGACAGAGCGGACCAACAGTGCCAAAGCGTCAG TGCGTCGTCGATGGTGTCAGCGGGCTTCCTGACTCCT ACTTCACAGTTGCCGATATTATGCTGCAAGAGGACACAGCTTCGAGGTGTTCGTCGCCAAACTGGGATGGTTTGTCTGCAACATTCGAAGAGAATCCTCATGACAGCACTTACCAACCAAGTTTGGACACCTCAGCAGC TTCTTCCTCTGAACCATCACCACCTCGGAAGTTCATTGTTTTGA